CAGGGCGGCCAGCATGAGCAGATTCGCCATGGCGAAGTAGGCCCACGGGTTGGCCGATACGGTACCGAACATGGTGCCGGTGAGTCCGGCGAGGAGTCCGAGGCCGGCGTACACAGACGCCAGCCCGAACACATACGTGAGCGAAAGCCCCAATGGACGCCACTTTGACGCTATGGTGGCGCCGGACTGTTCTGATGATGACTGGCCACCCACGATGGCGGCGGTGATCGGAATCATCGGATACACGCAGGGCGTGAGCGATGTCAGGACTCCGGCCCCGAAGAGGAGCGGGAGCGCGGCTGCGGGGTTGGACGAGAGCTGCGCGGTGACGTCGGCGATCTGCGTGATGGCAATCATGTCGGAAAGATACGGCCCGACGCGGGCGAGCGTTGCCGCGGGTTGGAACGGGGCTCTGGCGCCCGGGGCGGATAATGGGGATCATGCTTGGCTATGCCCCCACTGACTGAGGTGTTGATGTTCGGACCGACGAAGTCGCTGATGCTCTTGGCTGTTGCCAGCCTGTCGACCACCGTGGTGTCGCATGCGCAGGCGGTACGCCCCGACGCCGACCCGCGCATCGAGAAGCTGGTCGCGTCGGTGTCGCAGCAGCGGCTGCAGGCCACCGCCACCACGCTCGCCGGCTTCGGCACGCGCTCCACGCTATCCGATACCATGTCGACCGCGCGCGGCATCGGAGCGGCGCGGCGTTGGATCTACGATGAATTCAAGCGGATGAGTCCCAAGCTGCAGGTGTCATACGACCGGCACATGCTGGCCCAGCAGGGGCGTATTACGCGCGAGGTGGAGCTAGTGAACGTAGTGGCGGTGCTGCCGGGCAAGAGCGCGCGCCGCGTGTACATCACCGGTCACTACGACACCGTCAACTCGCGACGTCCGGCGGGTGCTGACGCGACGTCCACCGCCGCCGGTGCGGCGCCGAGTGTGCCATTGGTGCGTCCCACGATCAACAACGACGCCGATGCGCCGGGCGCGAACGACGATGGCAGCGGTACGTCGCTCACGATGGAGCTGGCGCGGGTATTCGCCGAGAGCGGTATCGATTTCGATGCGACACTGGTGTTCGTGACGTGGGCCGGAGAGGAACAGGGACTGATTGGCTCGATGGCGCATGCCACGGCGCTGCGCAACGCGAAGGGCGTCGTCGAAGCGAACTTCAACAACGACATCGTGGGCAGCAGCCTCGGCGGCAACGGCATCATCGACGGCGAGAGCGTGAAGATCTACTCGCTGGGCCCGGAGGATTCGCCGCATCGGTCGCTGGCGCGCTACGTCCAGCGGGTGGCGGGGACCTACGTGCCGTCGCACACGATTCGCCTGATGGCGCGTGAAGACCGCTTCGGTCGCGGCAGCGATCACTCGTCGTTCACGGCGAATGACTTTCCGGCCATCGTGTTTCGCGAGGCGAACGAGAACTACGAGCGGCAGCATTCGCCCGACGACAAGCTGGAAGGGATGGACTTCCGCTACCTCGCGCAGAACGCGCGGGTGAACGCGGCGTCGGCCGCCTCGGTGGCACTGGCGCCGCCGGCCCCGCGCGTAACCACGGGCGGAGGTTCTCCCACGCTTGGCCGCGGCACGTCGGGCTACGATGCCAGTTTGCAGTGGCAGCCGTCGGCGGGGGCGGTGGCATACCGCGTGTACTGGCGTGAAGCGTGGACCAACGACTGGCAGAAGTCGCAGGTGGTGGGCAACGTGACCAAGCTGCTCATGCCGAACGTGTCGATCGACGACTATGTGTTCGGCGTGGCCGCCATCGGCGCCGACGGCAACGAGAGCGTGATCAGCGCGTACGTGAGCCCGGTGCGCAAGATGACCGACGTGTTGATCAAGAAGTGAGGGGCAGACAGTGATTCACCACTACGGCGGAGCCGGACATGATTCGACGGGAGTTTCTCGTGACCTCAGCGTTGGGAACGGCGGGTGCGCTCGCCAATTCGATGGGCGGCACGGAGCGACTCGTGCATGACGCGACCGGTGTGACCGAGTACGACGACGTGCCGATGGCGCCCATGCGCACGGAGCGCGCTACGCGCAAGATTCTGATCGCGGGCGGCGGTTTCCGCACGGGTTTCATCAAGTACATGGCGGAACTCACCGGCAAAGCGCGGCCGCGCATCTGCTTCCTGCCGTCGGCGTCGGCCGACAGCCCGCAGTCTGCGCTCGGCTTCTATGCATCGTGCGCGCCGCTGAACGTCGAACCGTTCGTGCAGAACGTGTTCATCGAGAGCCTGTCGCAGAAGCAGGGCTGGGATGAGGTCCTGCTGTCGATGGACGCGATCGTGGCGTCGGGGGGCAACACGCTCAATCAGCAGGCGATCTGGAAGGCGCAAGGAATCGATCAGGTGCTGCGCACGGCGTGGGACCGCGGCATCGTGCTCGGCGGGGCGAGTGCCGGTTCGCTGTGCTGGTTCGAGGAAGGCACCACCGACTCGCGTCCCAAGGCGCTCTCGATCGTGAAGTGCCTGGGCTTCCTGCCGGGCAGCCACTCGCCGCACTACGACGCCGAGGCGGGGCGCCGTCCGCTGTATCAGCGGCTCATCGGGTCGGGCGAAATGAAGCCCGGCTACGCCTGCGACAACGATGCCGGCATCTACTTCGAGGAAACGGCCGTGAAACGCGTGGTGTCCACGCGGAAGGAGGCCAAGGTGTACTACGTGAGCGTGGTGAATGGAAAGGTGTCGGAACGCACTCTGGAACCCGACGCGATCTAGCTAGTTTTCACGAGTCTCTTTTCCTCCGCTCTTCGACTTCCGCTTTTCGGATTCGGCCCAACATATGGCTCCGCAGTTCATTTACGTCATGAAGGCGCTGCGCAAGGTGGTTCCGCCTTCGCGCATCATCCTCGATGACATCTGGTTGTCGTTCTACCCCGGCGCGAAGATCGGTGTGCTCGGTCCGAACGGTGCCGGTAAGTCGTCGCTGCTGAAGATCATGGCGGGTGTCGATACCGAGTTTCAGGGCGAGGCGTGGGCCCACAAGGGTACGCGCATCGGCTACCTGGCGCAGGAGCCGGAGCTCGACACCACGCTCGACGTGCGCGGCAACGTGGAACTCGCGGTCAAGGCGCAGCGTGATGCGCTGAACGAGTTCAACGACATCTCGCTCAAGTTCGCCGAGCCCGATGCGGACTTCGACGCGTTGATCGACCGGCAGGGGAAGCTGCAGGAGTACATCGACCAGCACGATCTGTGGAATCTCGACAACAAGATCGACGTGGCCATGGACGCGCTGCGCCTGCCGCCGGGCGATGCCGACGTGACCAAGCTGTCGGGTGGTGAGAAGCGTCGTGTGGCGTTGTGCAAGATCCTGCTGGAAGAGCCGGACATGCTGCTGCTCGATGAACCCACCAACCACCTCGACGCCGAGAGCGTGGCGTGGCTGGAGCATCATCTCGAGCGCTACACCGGTACCGTCGTCGCCATCACCCACGATCGATACTTTCTCGACAACGTGGCGAAGTGGATTCTCGAGCTCGATCGTGGCAAGGGCGTGCCGTACGAGGGCAACTACTCTGGCTGGCTGGAGCAGAAGCAGGCCCGCATGGCGCTCGAAGAGAAGCACGCGAGCACGCGTCAGAAGACACTGCAGCGCGAGCTCGAGTGGGTGCGCATGTCACCGCGCGCGCGTCAGGCCAAGAACAAGGCCCGTTTGGCCGCGTACGAAGATTTGGCCAGCGAAGCGCAGCAGGATCGCGCGATGCAGAACGAAATCGTCATTCCGCCGGCGCCGCGGTTGGGTAACGACGTCGTGATCTCGAAGGGGCTCAAGAAGTCGTACGGCGACAAGCTGCTGTTCGACAATCTGTCGTTCGATCTGCCGCGCGCCGGCATCGTCGGTATCATCGGCCCCAACGGTGCCGGTAAGACCACGCTGTTCCGCATGGTGAATGGTCTCGAGCAGCCCGATGGTGGTGAGCTCAAGGTCGGTGAAACGGTGCAGATCTCGTATCAGGATCAGTCGCGCACGCTC
This Gemmatimonas sp. DNA region includes the following protein-coding sequences:
- a CDS encoding M20/M25/M40 family metallo-hydrolase; this translates as MPPLTEVLMFGPTKSLMLLAVASLSTTVVSHAQAVRPDADPRIEKLVASVSQQRLQATATTLAGFGTRSTLSDTMSTARGIGAARRWIYDEFKRMSPKLQVSYDRHMLAQQGRITREVELVNVVAVLPGKSARRVYITGHYDTVNSRRPAGADATSTAAGAAPSVPLVRPTINNDADAPGANDDGSGTSLTMELARVFAESGIDFDATLVFVTWAGEEQGLIGSMAHATALRNAKGVVEANFNNDIVGSSLGGNGIIDGESVKIYSLGPEDSPHRSLARYVQRVAGTYVPSHTIRLMAREDRFGRGSDHSSFTANDFPAIVFREANENYERQHSPDDKLEGMDFRYLAQNARVNAASAASVALAPPAPRVTTGGGSPTLGRGTSGYDASLQWQPSAGAVAYRVYWREAWTNDWQKSQVVGNVTKLLMPNVSIDDYVFGVAAIGADGNESVISAYVSPVRKMTDVLIKK
- a CDS encoding peptidase E produces the protein MIRREFLVTSALGTAGALANSMGGTERLVHDATGVTEYDDVPMAPMRTERATRKILIAGGGFRTGFIKYMAELTGKARPRICFLPSASADSPQSALGFYASCAPLNVEPFVQNVFIESLSQKQGWDEVLLSMDAIVASGGNTLNQQAIWKAQGIDQVLRTAWDRGIVLGGASAGSLCWFEEGTTDSRPKALSIVKCLGFLPGSHSPHYDAEAGRRPLYQRLIGSGEMKPGYACDNDAGIYFEETAVKRVVSTRKEAKVYYVSVVNGKVSERTLEPDAI
- the ettA gene encoding energy-dependent translational throttle protein EttA, which produces MAPQFIYVMKALRKVVPPSRIILDDIWLSFYPGAKIGVLGPNGAGKSSLLKIMAGVDTEFQGEAWAHKGTRIGYLAQEPELDTTLDVRGNVELAVKAQRDALNEFNDISLKFAEPDADFDALIDRQGKLQEYIDQHDLWNLDNKIDVAMDALRLPPGDADVTKLSGGEKRRVALCKILLEEPDMLLLDEPTNHLDAESVAWLEHHLERYTGTVVAITHDRYFLDNVAKWILELDRGKGVPYEGNYSGWLEQKQARMALEEKHASTRQKTLQRELEWVRMSPRARQAKNKARLAAYEDLASEAQQDRAMQNEIVIPPAPRLGNDVVISKGLKKSYGDKLLFDNLSFDLPRAGIVGIIGPNGAGKTTLFRMVNGLEQPDGGELKVGETVQISYQDQSRTLEGKRTLWEEISGGRETITVGKREMNSRAYAASFNFKGADQQKLVANLSGGERNRLHLAKTVLQGGNLLLLDEPTNDLDVDTLRALEDAVLDFSGCAVIISHDRWFLDRVATHILAFEGDSETVWFEGNYGAYIEDLKRRKGPDADMPTRIKYKKLVRS